A single Calidifontibacter indicus DNA region contains:
- a CDS encoding type II secretion system F family protein, with the protein MSGNLVWIGALCGLVVAAGLVLVWQGLPMRRKLTLADRVAPYVAERPRPSKYLGATASTQSSLWKPLLRKGGRLVDSVLGGSASVRRRLERAGSSATVDDFRAEQAMYGCVAALAATGWVSLRMAAGAQSPVSAVLLVLLAAGGGVVLRDQLLSRAADRRDREILAEFPAIAELLALAITAGEGAAAALERVARLSKGELSGELTRCLVDARAGASLPEALQGLADRTGLASLARFVDGIIVALERGTPLADVMRAQAQDARDAAKQDLIELGGRRELAMMVPVVFLVLPVTILFAVWPGLSALKLTM; encoded by the coding sequence GTGAGTGGCAATCTGGTGTGGATCGGTGCGCTGTGCGGGCTCGTCGTGGCCGCCGGGCTGGTGCTCGTCTGGCAAGGGCTGCCGATGCGTCGCAAGCTCACCCTCGCCGACCGCGTCGCCCCCTACGTCGCCGAGCGGCCGCGTCCGTCGAAGTATCTCGGTGCCACCGCATCGACGCAGTCGAGCCTGTGGAAACCGTTGTTGCGCAAGGGTGGTCGTCTGGTCGACTCGGTACTCGGCGGAAGCGCGTCGGTGCGGCGCCGGTTGGAACGGGCCGGCAGTTCGGCCACCGTCGATGACTTCCGGGCCGAGCAGGCGATGTACGGCTGCGTCGCGGCGCTCGCCGCGACGGGGTGGGTGTCGCTGCGGATGGCGGCCGGTGCGCAGTCGCCGGTGAGCGCGGTGCTGCTCGTGCTCCTCGCCGCCGGTGGTGGCGTGGTGCTGCGCGACCAACTCCTGTCGCGAGCGGCCGACAGGCGCGACCGGGAGATCCTCGCCGAGTTCCCGGCGATCGCGGAGTTGCTCGCCCTCGCGATCACCGCCGGAGAGGGCGCCGCGGCGGCCTTGGAACGGGTGGCCCGCCTGTCGAAGGGCGAACTGTCCGGTGAACTCACCAGGTGCCTGGTCGATGCGCGCGCGGGTGCCAGCCTGCCGGAGGCCCTCCAGGGTCTGGCCGATCGCACCGGCTTGGCCAGCCTGGCGCGATTCGTCGACGGCATCATCGTCGCACTTGAGCGAGGCACACCCCTTGCCGATGTGATGCGTGCCCAAGCACAGGACGCCCGTGATGCGGCGAAGCAGGACCTCATCGAACTCGGCGGACGCCGCGAGCTCGCGATGATGGTTCCCGTCGTCTTCCTGGTGCTTCCGGTGACCATCCTTTTCGCGGTCTGGCCCGGCCTGTCCGCACTCAAACTCACGATGTGA